TTTATAAGATTATCCAATCGAGCTACTTACTTTAAAATAAAGGGTAAGCATCTCATCCTTGTAGATTTGTGCAAGGATTTTTTGTATATAAAAAAGGAGTGACCGCATGTTTAAATTAAAAGAACGAAATTCAAATATTAAGACGGAAGTACTTGCGGGGCTTACAACTTTTTTAACTCTGGCTTATATCATCGTTGTAAACCCAATGATCCTTTCTGATGCCGGTGTTCCATTCGACCAGGCATTTACGGCAACCATAATCGCAATAATAATCGGTACCCTAAGCATGGCCCTATTAGCCAATTACCCTATTGTCATAGCACCGGCAATGGGATTGAATGCTTATTTTGCATACTCGGTATTGGGAACCCATGATATTTCATACACAGTTGCCTTCTCTGCAGTCTTTGTTACCGGTATCATCTTTATCCTTTTATCCCTAACCTCTTTCCGCTCTAAATTGATCGAGGCCATCCCTAATAACTTGAAGCATGCAATCAGTGCCGGAATCGGACTTTTCATCACCTTCATCGGACTTCGCTTGTCAGGTGTCGTAACACAGCATGAATCCAACCTGGTTACCCTTGGAAGCTTCAGGGATCCTAATGTGGCGCTTACATTGATTGGTTTGGTCATAACGATCGTGCTGATCGTTCGCAATGTGCAGGGAGCGATATTCATCGGAATGATCGTGACTGCCATAATCGCTTTCTTTACAGGCCAATTGGAAATTAACGGTCTAGTTTCCACCCCTTCATTACCTGAAGGGATTATCGTCGCCAATCCAATCACATCTATCGCCGATGTCATTAACTACGGCCTTTATGGCGTCGTCTTCTCCATTTTGCTTGTAATGCTTTTCGATACGACCGGTGCTTTATTAGGCATAGTCCGTCAAGCTGGATTGCTGAAGGATAATAAGCTTGAAAAATCCGGCAGTGCCTTCTTTGCAGATTCCATCGGCACTACTGTTGGTGCCATGTTCGGTACAAGCCCGACCGCTGCCTCAGTTGAATCATCAGCTGGTGTAGGAGCCGGCGGCAAGACAGGTTTAACCGCGTTGGTTGTGGCCATCCTTTTCTTAATGACCGCCTTCTTCAGCCCACTGATAGGAGCTGTCTCAAATGTAGCGGCAATCACGGCACCTAGCTTGATCATCGTCGGAAGCATGATGATTAAAAGCATTAATGAAATTGACTGGACACACTTTGACGAATCATTCCCAGCCTTTTTGGTCATTGTCGCCATGCCTTTAACATCAAGCATCGCCAACGGGATAGCACTCGGATTCATCTCCTATCCCATTTTAAAAATGGCAAGGGGCAAATTCCGGGAAGTGAATCCGTTCGTGTACATGTTTGCCGTTTTATTCCTTTACCAACTGATTTTCCTGGCTTGATCATTTCGTGAAGGACATCATGGGATAATAAAAAGGAGTGTTCAATTCATGTTAATTGAACACTCCTTTATTCGTTTACGTGCAATTAATTTATAACGCCATCCATCTTTTTACCTTTAATCACACTTGGTACTCCAACTGCCGTGCAATTATCGGGAACGGATGTCAAAACAACTGCATTTGCCCCCACTTTCGAATTCGTGCCAATTCGGATGCCACCGTGTATTTTAGCGCCATTTCCTATATACGCATAATCACAAACCTCAGGTGCCTTTTTACTTTCTTTATTTTGTCCTAAACTTACTTGATGCATAATCGTAACATGATCTCCTATTTTGCAATATGGGTTGATAAGAACGCCTTTAGCTCCATGGGGCAGACGTAAATCCTTGCCAATTTGACATTGCCCAGGAAATTCGCAATTCAGGAAAAGTCTTATGATTAACAAATCTACCATGCGGTACATAATCCATAATACTTGTTTTAAGATTGGAATGTTCACTTTATAGTAAATTATATTGCCTATCCGGTAAACAAACATGACGATTATTCCATGGATTCCGCCCAGTCTCCCCCAGTTATTAATAAATGACAATTTATTGAACCATTTAAATAAACCCATGATATGCCTCCTAAGAACATGATTTTAATTTATCGAACAGTGATCGCAGCTTTTCCTCTTCATTCTCCCAATTATATTCTTGTCCATATGCGGCCTTCCCCAGTTCACCCATTTTTGCTGCCTCCTCAGGGGATTCCATTAAATAAACAGCATTTTGAACGATTTCATCCATGTTTGCTACATCGACGGACACTCCACAGCGCCATTTATCCAGTACATCTTGAATAAGGAAATCAGAAACCATAAATGGAATGCCAGCAGCCATATATTCAAAGCACTTTGTTGTTTTACCACCAATGAAATTAGGATCAGGAACTAAAAATGCCATGCCTGCATGTGCTTTCTGGATGGATTCAAATGCTTTATCAAAAGCCATTACACCCTCTAGACTGATATAATCTTCTAAGCCGTTGTCAACTATGAACGTTTTCAATTTTTCGATGTATGCTTCACCGCCCGTTCCAATGATCTTCATGTGAAATACTTTCTTTAATTCTACTAATCTTTTTGCAAGATACAGCATGGTTTCCCCGCCACGTATATCAGAGATGCTTCCTAAATAGATAAAGGTAAATACATCTTCTTTTTCTGTATTTTCTATCATTGAAAGAATTTTCGGGTAATTATAAACATCAACGGTTGGACAAGTTAAGAATCGATAATCATCTTTATACGTCATTTCTGCAAACACGACCCCGCTGCATGCCCTTAGCAATTGTTTCTCCGAATAACGATACATACTCAATGCAATTTCGGGGATTTTTTTTCTCATAAGGACCTTAGTTACGTTTTCATGCATGTCATAAACAATGACCGGATGATAACGGGGAATCCTTCTAATAATATTCATTAAAATCAGCAGCTCTGGATCATGAAACTGAATCACATCAGGTTTATCCTTCTTAATCTTCCGGTACAGAGCAATCCAATTTAATATACGTCCTTTTCTAGATCGCTTAGTTAACAGTTCAACTTCAATATTGTCTGGTATATTATCTGGGATCAGATTATTTTTAATAGCTATATGCTTCACCTTGTACTTTCCTGTTTCCCCGAGAGAAAAGGCTTGCCGAAAATAAATCCTGGTGTCATTCCATGGATGCACCGAACTGATATTATAAAATAACTTCATCTGTTATCTCCCTTTTGTGAATCTGACCCTAACATTAAATACATGATAACGAAAGTAAAAACCATCCCGCCTGTCACAAACGTTGTTGTAAGCGCAGTATCCGCTAAACACCATGCAGGTACAACAAACAGGATTATGCCAACGCCTTGCCACTTTTCATTTTGCGTCAGGCTATCATAAAGCCATAATATCGCTGCTAAGATCACTGTATAAATCAAGAATCCAAAATAACCGAAATTAGCAAAAGCATCGGCGAACATATTGGCATTGGCTGCCATTTCAGGTCGGCCAAAGTACTCTGTACCGATAATGTATGGCGGACTCTTGTCATAAACAGGATCTATGAATTTTTCAAAAATACTGTACGACAGCAAGGCTTTTGGATGGATTGAAAAGAAGTCTACATAATAGGTTGTCAGCAACCCCGGCGTGACGATCATCCTTCTGGCAAATAAATTGGATAAATATGCCTGACCAAGGATAACATCCAGAATAATGCTGATGCCCAACAACAAGCAAAGACTTACACAAAAAAGGATGGAGAAGTTTCTTCCCTTCTTCCGAAAAGCAATAAATACAACAATTAATAATCCAGTTGATAACAGAGTGGACTTCAATCCATTGACGGTGTATAAAAGGTATTGCAGCGCTAGTCCGATAAACACATAGGTATATTTTTTTTTGCATAAGCCAATGGTCACGATAAATGGATTACATACTTTTGCAAGCCACTGTATAATATAGCCTGCAAGAGGGGTCAATTTTGTTCGAAAGGTTAATCTCTTATCATAGATATCCTCGGAGTTTATGGGAGGCTTTAGACTAATTCCACCCGAAACCTTGAAGATGTAAAGAAAAAAAATGAATAATGTTATAACGAAAATGACTTTTAATAGACCGATATTAATACTAGGAGGGTTAACCTTCATGGCTGGCAATCTATTAACATTTCCGATGATAAGTAAACAAAAAAACAAAAGGACATTCGTATATATATAATCAGGCTTTAGCGAAAATAAATAATTCGGGACCCATACTACCGGTATATAGACAATAAAATACAAAATCCAGAAAACGAGTTCCGACGGCTTATCCAGATCCTTTTTTATGAATATGGCTGGCAATATAATAAAAAACATGGAAATTACTATCATGACTGCACTTGGATGTTGTCGATATATAAATCCCATATAAGCATATTCAGGGGAAATAAAGTAAACGTAGGAAATATCCAATAAGCAGACGTATATTCCTATCAGACCCATTTGAATCAGCTTCATTTTTTTAGGTTATCCTCTCGATCTATGGAATGTATCGCCCTATAGCCAAGGAGAGCAAAAAAGTAGTAACTGGCCCCCATACAAATGCTAAAGTATAAAATGGCTGTTTCAGCCGATCCCCCTGAAATGAAAATGACCAGTACTCCAATGGTTGACAGTAACAGCCTTGAAACATCCCATAAAAGCTGAGTCTGTTGTTTTTTGATTATATACAGTATTTGGGAAATTGGCATGACATTCACTTGGCCTATAAACATGATTGACATCAACGTCACATATTCACCGGAAACACGCCACTCTTCCCCAAAAACAAAACTGAAGAGCCCTGGGGCAATCCAAGCTAACAGTATCAATGACGGTATGCCTATCATCGCTAACTTAGTAAGAATGCTTCTATATAATTTCAAAACCCTTCCAGGATCATTTGTAATGCTTTTTACCACTTCGGCATAGAATACCGCTGAAATACTTGCTCCCACCAACGTAATGGGCATACCTACCGTTTTTGAAGCCATGGAAAAATGACCCGTCACTTCAGGTCCGTATAGACGCATTAATAACAAAAATATGATTTGCATAGATAAAGAGCTTAATAGTGTTGACCACGTAGAGTATTTGGCGAAATCCTCATACTTTTTAAACAAATACCGGATTCTTCTATAGTTCACTTTTGGCCAATGCATTTTCTTTAAGAAAAATCGCCAAATGTACGCAAAGGTTATTCCCCGTCCAATTATATCTCCTGCAGTTAAACCCATTCCTGGAGAAAGGTGATTAATGGACGTAAGCGAGAACTGACTAATAACATTGCTAATCGATTGAAGTAGTTTAGAATGGAATATTCCTTTAAACTTATCTTCTTTCACCAACCAGTGAATCAACACTTGGTATATCCCTGCAAAAAATAGACCACTTGAAAGCAAAAGGTCATTCATAATAGTCGTCTTAATCCCGTAAAGATGAAATAACGACAGATTAAAAAGGCTCAAAATCAAATTCAGCATACAAACAACGGCAATCGTAAACATGCTAATGTAAATCAAGTGAAACGTATTCTTATGGTTTTTTTCTAAAGGAATCGCCTTTTCTAAACAAAGAGATGAAAATGACATGAGAATGGCCAAAAGGGACGTATAGGTTGAAAACACACCAAAATCTTCTGGTTTATATATTCTTGTCAGTATGGGAGAACTTGCAAATAGAATAAGCTGTGCAATTGAATTGCCTGTTAATAATAAAAGGATTTTATTAATAAATTCATTTTTTATTTTCATATTCTCAAACCACGCCGCATCTCTATTTTTCTATACTCATTTACATTTTTCAGATTAGCCTAATTTATTCGTTCAGTTAACGTTTCTTTTATATGATCCGCCGGATAGTGCATGATCCAGTCAAGAATCGATAAATTTTTTACACATTCTGTCTCATTTTTCACATAATAGACAGGATGAATGAAATTTTGATAGACGAGATCGATTCCTTCTTTACGAAACAATTCTTCTTCCAAGTAATCCTTTCCGCTCTTCCCGCTTAAATAGCATGTACCATCGGTTTGCTTAAGCAGGCTGACTAATCTCTCTGTTTTTCCAAAGGATGTATTAAAATCAGTGGAAAGGTGTGTTTCTCCTTCATAGTTTAAGTAATTTAAGATCAATTCAATTAAATGAATATTTAAATCGACTAATAAAGCGTGTTGTTTTTGATATGCTTCTTCCAACAGCGGGAAAAAATCTTGAAAGTGGCGAGTTTTTTTATAAACTTGCGAAATTTGCTTCAAATGATTCCTTTTCCATTTTTGATTTGGGGAATGATAACTGATTAATTTTTCATGTAACATTTCAGGTTTTTTTTGAAGCGGTACAGTTAGCCTTGACTTTTTTCCATCAGCACCTAGAATATATGTCTTATTTTGAAAATTACTTGAAGAGTATTTCACATCAGACAAATATATAAAAACATCCGATTGGAAAACCTTATGAATCAAACCAATCCAGGGCATGTAATTAGGCTGGTGAATTGCGACTATCTTCTTTTTTTCCACCTACAAAACCTCTTTTGAAAAAATTAATAGGAATGTCTCCGCGTATTTACAATTCACTTGGGAGCCCCTCCAACTGCCGATATGCTCCGCATTCACTAAATAGTGCCCCATATAACCGGTTAGCTGTGATTGGAACATGGTAATCATTTGTTTTTTATCTTCCATGAACTCTGTAATATCACTATAAATATTCGGGAGAAATTGATTGGCAGCGATGTTATTGTTTTGGTTGATTTGTTCGAATTCATATAGGGTAAATTGTTTTTTCCTAAAACAGCTTCTTACCACCTTTGATAATTTTTGATGATCTTGGTGACTGTCATTCATCCAATGTGTATAGACTTCGTCTGGATTCATCTTTTCAATGATATTGTCGAGCTCTTTTATTAATTTATGAAGAGGAATATCCTCAACGTTATTACCCTCACAGTAATTAGAAAACTGTACCTCATATCCGAAATTCTTTGATGACTCTATTGCCTCTTGTTTCCTGACCTCGATATTCGAAGGGATGGAAAATATGATGTTGATAATGTAATGTCCTTGGTTCAATAGCTTACGAATGGTACCGCCCATACTAATTTCCGCATCATCCGGATGTGCTGTTACTAGCAATATTTTTTTCATCATGTTCCTCCATTTAAAGCTTGTTCAATGATAGATATCGCTTTAAGTGTAATGCTCTTTTGTTCCCTGTAAGCTGTTTCATTTTTCATTAAAATCCATTCTGAAAATTCAGTGATTTCATAAAGCAAACTATTATCACTAATAGGTTCACTAATCATTTCTTCAATGTCATTAATGATACTGCGGTAACTGATTGTGCGGATATCGTATAACGAGTGAAAACGCAAAGTTCCGTTCTCTCCGTAA
The DNA window shown above is from Peribacillus sp. FSL P2-0133 and carries:
- a CDS encoding NCS2 family permease — its product is MFKLKERNSNIKTEVLAGLTTFLTLAYIIVVNPMILSDAGVPFDQAFTATIIAIIIGTLSMALLANYPIVIAPAMGLNAYFAYSVLGTHDISYTVAFSAVFVTGIIFILLSLTSFRSKLIEAIPNNLKHAISAGIGLFITFIGLRLSGVVTQHESNLVTLGSFRDPNVALTLIGLVITIVLIVRNVQGAIFIGMIVTAIIAFFTGQLEINGLVSTPSLPEGIIVANPITSIADVINYGLYGVVFSILLVMLFDTTGALLGIVRQAGLLKDNKLEKSGSAFFADSIGTTVGAMFGTSPTAASVESSAGVGAGGKTGLTALVVAILFLMTAFFSPLIGAVSNVAAITAPSLIIVGSMMIKSINEIDWTHFDESFPAFLVIVAMPLTSSIANGIALGFISYPILKMARGKFREVNPFVYMFAVLFLYQLIFLA
- a CDS encoding glycosyltransferase — its product is MKLFYNISSVHPWNDTRIYFRQAFSLGETGKYKVKHIAIKNNLIPDNIPDNIEVELLTKRSRKGRILNWIALYRKIKKDKPDVIQFHDPELLILMNIIRRIPRYHPVIVYDMHENVTKVLMRKKIPEIALSMYRYSEKQLLRACSGVVFAEMTYKDDYRFLTCPTVDVYNYPKILSMIENTEKEDVFTFIYLGSISDIRGGETMLYLAKRLVELKKVFHMKIIGTGGEAYIEKLKTFIVDNGLEDYISLEGVMAFDKAFESIQKAHAGMAFLVPDPNFIGGKTTKCFEYMAAGIPFMVSDFLIQDVLDKWRCGVSVDVANMDEIVQNAVYLMESPEEAAKMGELGKAAYGQEYNWENEEEKLRSLFDKLKSCS
- a CDS encoding O-antigen polymerase gives rise to the protein MKLIQMGLIGIYVCLLDISYVYFISPEYAYMGFIYRQHPSAVMIVISMFFIILPAIFIKKDLDKPSELVFWILYFIVYIPVVWVPNYLFSLKPDYIYTNVLLFFCLLIIGNVNRLPAMKVNPPSINIGLLKVIFVITLFIFFLYIFKVSGGISLKPPINSEDIYDKRLTFRTKLTPLAGYIIQWLAKVCNPFIVTIGLCKKKYTYVFIGLALQYLLYTVNGLKSTLLSTGLLIVVFIAFRKKGRNFSILFCVSLCLLLGISIILDVILGQAYLSNLFARRMIVTPGLLTTYYVDFFSIHPKALLSYSIFEKFIDPVYDKSPPYIIGTEYFGRPEMAANANMFADAFANFGYFGFLIYTVILAAILWLYDSLTQNEKWQGVGIILFVVPAWCLADTALTTTFVTGGMVFTFVIMYLMLGSDSQKGDNR
- a CDS encoding oligosaccharide flippase family protein produces the protein MKIKNEFINKILLLLTGNSIAQLILFASSPILTRIYKPEDFGVFSTYTSLLAILMSFSSLCLEKAIPLEKNHKNTFHLIYISMFTIAVVCMLNLILSLFNLSLFHLYGIKTTIMNDLLLSSGLFFAGIYQVLIHWLVKEDKFKGIFHSKLLQSISNVISQFSLTSINHLSPGMGLTAGDIIGRGITFAYIWRFFLKKMHWPKVNYRRIRYLFKKYEDFAKYSTWSTLLSSLSMQIIFLLLMRLYGPEVTGHFSMASKTVGMPITLVGASISAVFYAEVVKSITNDPGRVLKLYRSILTKLAMIGIPSLILLAWIAPGLFSFVFGEEWRVSGEYVTLMSIMFIGQVNVMPISQILYIIKKQQTQLLWDVSRLLLSTIGVLVIFISGGSAETAILYFSICMGASYYFFALLGYRAIHSIDREDNLKK
- a CDS encoding WbqC family protein, with the translated sequence MEKKKIVAIHQPNYMPWIGLIHKVFQSDVFIYLSDVKYSSSNFQNKTYILGADGKKSRLTVPLQKKPEMLHEKLISYHSPNQKWKRNHLKQISQVYKKTRHFQDFFPLLEEAYQKQHALLVDLNIHLIELILNYLNYEGETHLSTDFNTSFGKTERLVSLLKQTDGTCYLSGKSGKDYLEEELFRKEGIDLVYQNFIHPVYYVKNETECVKNLSILDWIMHYPADHIKETLTERIN
- a CDS encoding PIG-L deacetylase family protein; this encodes MKKILLVTAHPDDAEISMGGTIRKLLNQGHYIINIIFSIPSNIEVRKQEAIESSKNFGYEVQFSNYCEGNNVEDIPLHKLIKELDNIIEKMNPDEVYTHWMNDSHQDHQKLSKVVRSCFRKKQFTLYEFEQINQNNNIAANQFLPNIYSDITEFMEDKKQMITMFQSQLTGYMGHYLVNAEHIGSWRGSQVNCKYAETFLLIFSKEVL